In a single window of the Chondrocystis sp. NIES-4102 genome:
- a CDS encoding spermine synthase, producing MSGSELQADLWINEYITPWDIYTHGVSKILAYQQTDYQEMYIVETGAYGKGLVLDGKWQSCTVDEFIYHEALVHPGLIAHQNPKTALVLGGGEGATIREILRWQSIEKVTMIDIDGDVVEACKQHLPEMHQNAFADPRVDLVIADALKVLDSTEETWDIIISDLSDPIESGPSFALFTKEYFAKLKKVLNPGGYVMVQAGPISPPEVKDHARLVNTLKAVFNNVTSLSAPTPSYGRAWGFALCSDESINLQPQPAVVDELLNSKTTGGFRFIDGTTLLGIMQTPLYIRNAIAAETTVYTLEAPPKFFGTGAMAN from the coding sequence ATGTCTGGTAGTGAACTGCAAGCAGATTTATGGATTAACGAATATATTACCCCTTGGGATATTTATACTCATGGGGTAAGCAAAATTCTAGCCTATCAACAAACCGACTATCAGGAAATGTATATTGTTGAAACAGGAGCATATGGTAAAGGCTTAGTTTTGGATGGGAAATGGCAATCTTGCACAGTCGATGAATTTATTTACCACGAAGCCCTAGTACATCCTGGGTTAATTGCTCATCAAAATCCTAAAACAGCTTTAGTTTTGGGTGGAGGAGAAGGAGCAACCATTCGTGAAATCTTACGTTGGCAGAGTATTGAGAAAGTCACCATGATTGATATTGATGGAGATGTGGTGGAAGCTTGTAAACAACATTTGCCAGAAATGCACCAAAACGCATTTGCCGATCCTCGTGTAGATTTAGTAATTGCTGATGCGCTCAAGGTATTAGATTCTACAGAAGAAACTTGGGATATAATTATTTCCGACCTCAGTGATCCTATTGAGTCTGGGCCCTCTTTTGCTTTATTTACTAAGGAATATTTTGCCAAACTCAAAAAAGTGTTAAACCCTGGAGGATATGTGATGGTGCAAGCAGGGCCAATATCGCCACCTGAAGTTAAGGATCATGCTCGTTTGGTTAATACTTTGAAAGCAGTCTTTAATAATGTTACCTCCTTATCTGCACCTACTCCCTCCTATGGTCGTGCTTGGGGTTTTGCTCTTTGCTCAGATGAGTCGATTAATCTACAACCTCAACCTGCTGTAGTAGATGAACTTTTGAATAGTAAAACTACTGGGGGATTTCGTTTTATAGACGGTACAACTCTTTTAGGGATCATGCAGACTCCTTTGTATATTCGCAACGCCATAGCAGCAGAAACCACCGTATATACTTTAGAAGCACCACCGAAGTTTTTTGGTACAGGGGCGATGGCAAACTAA
- the rph gene encoding ribonuclease PH: protein MSWKRLDNRHPHQLRPHRFELDFLDNPLASVVIECGKTKVLCTVSIEEQVPKFLLGSGQGWLTAEYRMLPGSTNTRSSRELMKLSGRTQEIQRLIGRSLRGAIDLQALGEKTITIDADVLQADAGTRTAAITGSYVALAHAVSKLVATGKLQRSPLLNPVAAVSIGLIGDEVLLDLDYQEDVAADVDLNVVMNSKLELIEIQGTAESRSMTRSQLNQMLDVAEKGIEELHKAQQAALNSYSR from the coding sequence GTGTCTTGGAAACGCTTAGATAATCGTCACCCTCATCAACTTCGTCCACATCGCTTCGAGCTTGACTTTCTTGATAATCCTTTGGCTTCGGTAGTTATTGAATGTGGCAAAACTAAAGTTTTATGTACTGTGAGTATAGAAGAGCAAGTTCCTAAGTTTCTTTTGGGAAGTGGTCAGGGTTGGTTAACTGCTGAATATAGGATGTTGCCAGGATCTACTAATACTCGTTCTTCACGGGAATTGATGAAACTTTCAGGACGTACCCAGGAAATTCAAAGGTTAATCGGACGTAGTTTAAGGGGTGCGATTGATTTGCAAGCTTTAGGAGAGAAAACTATAACTATAGATGCAGATGTATTACAAGCAGATGCAGGAACTCGCACAGCAGCTATTACTGGGAGTTATGTAGCTTTAGCCCATGCGGTAAGTAAACTTGTGGCTACAGGAAAGTTACAACGATCGCCATTATTAAATCCTGTAGCTGCGGTTTCTATCGGGTTGATAGGAGATGAGGTGTTGTTGGATTTGGATTATCAAGAGGATGTAGCAGCAGATGTGGATTTAAACGTGGTTATGAATAGTAAATTAGAATTAATTGAAATTCAAGGTACGGCTGAGTCTAGAAGCATGACGCGATCGCAGTTGAATCAAATGTTAGATGTGGCAGAAAAAGGGATTGAGGAGTTACATAAAGCCCAGCAAGCAGCTTTAAATAGTTATTCGAGATGA
- a CDS encoding LuxR family two component transcriptional regulator: MIRILIVDDQNFTRQALQALLEAETDFQVVGQATNGIEAIKFLEETVADIILVDLEMPEMNGLTVTKILGKRFPNTKVIIFSSHDDQNSINAAVEAGARGYLLKSTSAQEIVDTIRAIQRGYFQLGPGLFEKLLSHLIHEKEQAAENLTQLESKYAQSMVELEAKIISRNEAERKALYQEINQQISNLKSDFRHGLETFQYKVSNQLKTGLDEANIKFSSSIPNVKKIEMQIDNRNIEQQRYVNTLFTGSKQAIKKLEHQVNAMRYFIILLSIIFVMVNLVLLY, encoded by the coding sequence ATGATTAGAATATTAATAGTAGACGATCAAAACTTTACTAGACAGGCATTACAGGCACTTTTAGAAGCGGAAACCGACTTTCAAGTAGTAGGGCAAGCTACAAATGGCATAGAAGCTATTAAATTTTTAGAGGAAACCGTAGCGGATATTATTTTAGTAGATTTAGAAATGCCTGAGATGAATGGTTTAACTGTTACCAAAATATTAGGTAAGCGTTTTCCCAATACTAAAGTTATTATTTTTAGTAGTCATGATGATCAAAATAGTATTAATGCAGCAGTAGAAGCTGGGGCGAGGGGTTATTTATTAAAGAGTACTTCTGCTCAAGAAATTGTTGATACTATTCGAGCAATTCAACGAGGTTATTTTCAATTGGGGCCTGGATTATTTGAAAAGCTACTTTCCCATTTAATTCACGAAAAAGAACAAGCAGCAGAAAATTTAACGCAATTAGAAAGTAAATACGCCCAATCTATGGTTGAATTAGAGGCAAAAATTATCTCTAGAAATGAGGCTGAGAGAAAAGCTTTATACCAAGAAATTAATCAGCAAATAAGTAATTTAAAGTCTGACTTTCGCCATGGTTTAGAAACTTTTCAATATAAAGTTAGTAATCAACTAAAAACTGGTTTAGATGAAGCTAACATCAAATTCAGTAGTTCTATTCCCAATGTGAAAAAAATAGAAATGCAAATTGATAATCGTAATATAGAACAACAAAGATATGTAAACACACTATTTACAGGAAGTAAGCAAGCAATTAAAAAACTAGAGCATCAAGTCAATGCAATGCGCTATTTTATAATTTTATTGAGTATCATTTTTGTGATGGTTAATTTGGTATTACTTTATTAA
- a CDS encoding response regulator receiver modulated diguanylate cyclase has protein sequence MNNKYNDRLQENILIVDDLRENVRILSSLLSEQGYKVSCATDGKMALAMVNKEYPDLILLDIVLPLMDGYQVCQILKSQEETKDIPIIFLSGLDTKVDKIRAFKLGGADYITKPFYTEEVIWRIKSQLAIFKGQQQFKQRLREQISERQIAERELNKSRALLAGVLNSSLDGVAAFEAIRDRRGEIMDFRWLIANPVAAMTVGGTSESLKGKRLFVEESPGHLFDGLFDLFVQVVETCTVLEKEYYYNSASLKAWFQIVAVKLGDGFAITFRDISARKQIEITLKKANLRLTYQANIDSLTQIANRRRFDEYINQEWSRCAREKEYLSLIICDVDYFKAYNDTYGHQAGDNCLYEVAQGIERAVKRPADLVFRYGGEEFAVILPHTQGQGAIKVAEEIHEKIRQLQIFHASSEIDNIVTISLGVSTIIPTAKYSPHLLISAADDALYNAKVLGRNRVIYKAVESD, from the coding sequence ATGAATAATAAGTATAACGACAGGCTACAAGAAAATATATTAATAGTAGATGATCTACGGGAAAATGTAAGGATACTATCTTCCTTACTTAGTGAGCAGGGGTATAAAGTAAGTTGTGCTACAGATGGTAAGATGGCTTTGGCTATGGTTAATAAAGAATATCCAGATTTAATTTTGTTGGATATTGTTTTACCGTTGATGGACGGGTATCAAGTATGTCAAATTCTCAAATCTCAGGAAGAAACTAAAGATATACCGATTATTTTTCTCAGTGGCTTAGATACGAAAGTCGATAAAATTAGAGCTTTCAAACTTGGAGGTGCAGATTATATTACCAAGCCTTTTTATACTGAAGAAGTAATTTGGCGAATTAAATCACAGTTAGCTATCTTTAAAGGACAACAGCAATTTAAACAAAGACTGCGTGAACAAATAAGTGAAAGACAAATTGCAGAGAGAGAATTAAATAAATCGCGCGCCTTATTAGCAGGTGTATTAAATAGTTCGTTAGATGGGGTAGCTGCTTTTGAAGCAATTCGCGATCGCCGAGGTGAAATTATGGATTTTCGGTGGTTAATTGCTAATCCTGTGGCTGCAATGACCGTCGGTGGGACGAGTGAGAGTTTGAAAGGTAAACGTTTGTTTGTAGAAGAATCCCCAGGTCATTTATTTGATGGATTATTTGACTTGTTTGTCCAAGTTGTCGAAACTTGCACGGTTTTAGAGAAAGAATATTATTATAATTCTGCTTCCCTCAAAGCCTGGTTTCAAATTGTCGCAGTTAAATTAGGAGATGGTTTTGCTATAACTTTCCGTGATATTAGCGCTCGCAAACAAATAGAGATTACTCTTAAAAAAGCTAATTTACGTTTGACTTATCAAGCCAATATCGATAGTCTGACTCAAATTGCTAATCGTCGTCGTTTTGATGAATATATAAATCAGGAATGGTCACGCTGCGCTAGGGAAAAGGAATATCTATCTTTAATTATCTGTGATGTAGATTACTTTAAAGCCTACAACGACACCTACGGTCATCAAGCAGGAGACAATTGTCTCTATGAAGTAGCTCAAGGTATCGAAAGAGCCGTAAAACGTCCTGCTGATCTGGTTTTTCGTTATGGTGGTGAGGAATTTGCCGTTATTTTACCCCATACACAAGGGCAAGGGGCAATTAAAGTCGCCGAAGAAATCCATGAAAAAATTCGACAATTGCAGATATTTCACGCCTCATCGGAAATTGATAATATTGTTACCATCAGTTTAGGAGTTTCTACTATTATCCCGACTGCTAAATATTCTCCTCATCTTTTAATTTCTGCTGCTGATGATGCTTTATATAATGCCAAAGTTCTAGGTCGCAATCGAGTAATTTATAAAGCTGTAGAATCTGATTGA
- a CDS encoding ornithine carbamoyltransferase: MKQLQGRDLLGTADLNTEEITNLLKLAHQLKNKELIIQCNKVLGLLFYKASTRTRVSFSVAMYQLGGQVIDLNPNVTQVGRGEPIEDTARVLDRYLDILAIRTFAQADLETFASYAQIPIINALTDREHPCQILADLLTVQECFGSLQGKTLTYLGDGNNMAHSLLLGGALTGLNVRIATPKEYEPLAEIVERAKAISNNKSEIIVTQDPIAAVEGAQVVYTDVWASMGQEDSAQQRIPIFQPYQVNQDLINYADPEAIVLHCLPAHRGEEITHEVIESDRSRVWQQAENRMHAQKALLASLLGWE; the protein is encoded by the coding sequence ATGAAACAGCTTCAAGGAAGAGATTTATTAGGCACTGCTGACTTAAACACTGAGGAAATCACTAATTTATTAAAATTAGCTCATCAATTAAAAAATAAAGAGCTAATCATTCAGTGTAATAAAGTTTTAGGTTTATTATTTTACAAAGCTTCGACTCGTACCAGAGTATCCTTTAGTGTGGCAATGTATCAGTTGGGCGGACAAGTAATTGATCTAAACCCTAATGTAACTCAAGTGGGGCGTGGTGAACCTATAGAAGATACCGCCAGAGTTTTAGATCGCTACTTAGATATTTTAGCCATTCGCACTTTTGCTCAAGCAGATCTCGAAACCTTTGCAAGCTATGCTCAAATTCCTATAATTAATGCCCTAACTGATCGTGAACATCCTTGTCAAATTTTGGCAGACTTATTAACAGTTCAAGAGTGTTTTGGTTCTTTGCAAGGTAAAACCTTGACTTACTTAGGAGATGGCAATAATATGGCTCATTCCCTGCTATTAGGTGGTGCGCTGACTGGTTTAAACGTTAGAATTGCAACTCCTAAAGAATATGAACCATTAGCTGAAATTGTTGAGCGGGCTAAAGCGATAAGCAATAATAAATCAGAAATTATTGTCACTCAAGATCCTATAGCTGCGGTGGAAGGAGCGCAAGTAGTTTATACTGATGTTTGGGCGAGTATGGGACAGGAAGATTCTGCCCAACAGAGAATTCCTATCTTTCAACCTTATCAAGTAAATCAGGATTTAATTAATTACGCTGACCCTGAAGCTATTGTTTTACACTGTTTACCTGCTCATCGAGGGGAAGAAATCACTCATGAGGTAATTGAAAGCGATCGCTCGCGTGTTTGGCAGCAAGCAGAAAACCGTATGCACGCGCAAAAGGCACTCTTGGCTAGTCTATTAGGTTGGGAATAA
- a CDS encoding putative dienelactone hydrolase: protein MMFSRFTHSLINPLTLPKSNYRHLPSYFALIIVQISCCVGLVGGWTKKVVAAENIILNYGALEFPVSVKSLETYATTGKISGDLKSYVRFLNPEQLQQFQVSLTTSVKFDHLAIAQFLYSYQGEKILQRVSSVIQTKARQPGFYAIRSALILAAADTANGGLTPLNVVKKFPTKTLRIDSRQGLRIIKDLSRVAQINNQAIAAVEAQAVKERQNQTANVFANNNWDLGIPGRYAYSRQELVMKDSSRDRTFNVDLYLPKARKNTTLPLLVISHGLGGDATTFIYLAKHLASYGFAVAVPVHPGSSSSQIQALLSGLAKEVTPPAELIDRPLDIKFLLDQLAKDYGKQIDTNNVGMIGQSFGAYTTLALAGAKLNWSTLKRDCLNYDDSWNLSLLIQCLALQLPPSSANVDLQDRRIKAALVINPLVSSVFGQENIGKIGIPTMIVSGSSDSVTPARAEQIIPFTWLTTSRKYLVLLQGGTHFSTLGESSGSIPVPTQAIGPNPKIAQRYIKQLSLAFFSNYITQQSQYANYLNSAYGSVISNEQMPLSLITSLDQAALDTSTKLATDN, encoded by the coding sequence ATGATGTTTTCTCGTTTTACTCACTCTTTAATTAATCCTTTAACCTTACCCAAAAGTAATTATAGGCATTTACCATCTTATTTTGCCCTAATTATAGTTCAGATAAGCTGCTGTGTGGGTTTAGTAGGAGGTTGGACTAAAAAAGTTGTCGCAGCCGAAAATATAATTTTAAACTATGGTGCTTTAGAGTTTCCTGTATCTGTAAAATCCCTAGAAACCTATGCAACTACAGGCAAAATTTCTGGAGATCTAAAAAGCTATGTCCGATTCTTAAATCCTGAACAATTACAACAGTTTCAAGTAAGTTTAACAACGAGTGTAAAATTCGATCATTTAGCGATCGCGCAATTTCTTTATTCCTATCAAGGGGAAAAAATTCTACAGCGTGTTTCTAGTGTAATTCAAACAAAGGCTCGTCAACCAGGGTTTTATGCTATCCGTTCAGCATTAATTTTGGCAGCAGCAGATACAGCCAATGGGGGGCTAACGCCTCTTAATGTTGTCAAAAAGTTCCCGACTAAGACGTTGCGTATTGATTCTCGGCAAGGATTAAGAATTATTAAAGATTTAAGTCGGGTTGCTCAAATTAATAATCAGGCGATCGCTGCTGTTGAGGCTCAGGCAGTCAAAGAAAGGCAAAATCAGACAGCTAATGTTTTTGCTAACAATAATTGGGATTTAGGAATACCAGGTAGATATGCTTATTCTCGGCAAGAATTGGTAATGAAAGATTCGAGTCGGGATCGAACTTTTAATGTTGACCTTTATTTACCTAAAGCCAGGAAGAATACTACCCTACCATTATTGGTAATTTCTCATGGCTTGGGTGGTGATGCCACTACTTTTATCTATCTTGCCAAACATCTGGCTTCCTACGGTTTTGCAGTAGCTGTGCCTGTACATCCAGGTAGTAGTAGTAGTCAAATTCAAGCATTATTAAGTGGTTTAGCTAAGGAAGTGACACCACCTGCGGAATTGATTGATCGCCCTTTGGATATTAAATTTTTATTAGATCAGTTAGCTAAGGATTATGGCAAGCAAATTGATACTAATAATGTAGGGATGATCGGGCAATCTTTCGGTGCTTATACTACTTTGGCATTAGCTGGGGCTAAATTAAATTGGTCAACTTTAAAACGAGATTGTCTTAATTATGATGATTCTTGGAACTTATCTTTATTAATTCAATGTTTAGCTCTACAACTACCTCCAAGCAGTGCTAATGTGGATTTACAAGATAGACGCATCAAAGCAGCACTAGTTATTAACCCTTTAGTTAGTTCTGTCTTCGGACAAGAAAATATAGGTAAAATCGGTATTCCCACGATGATTGTATCAGGTAGTAGTGATTCTGTAACTCCTGCTCGTGCCGAACAAATTATTCCTTTCACTTGGTTAACTACTTCTAGAAAGTATTTAGTATTGCTGCAAGGAGGAACTCATTTTTCTACTTTGGGTGAATCATCTGGTAGTATACCCGTTCCAACTCAAGCGATCGGCCCTAATCCTAAAATCGCTCAACGCTATATTAAACAGTTAAGTTTAGCATTTTTTAGTAATTACATCACTCAACAGTCACAATATGCTAATTATCTTAATTCTGCTTATGGATCTGTAATTAGTAATGAGCAAATGCCTTTAAGTCTGATTACATCTTTAGATCAAGCAGCCCTAGACACCAGTACAAAATTGGCTACTGATAATTAG
- a CDS encoding TRAP transporter solute receptor TAXI family protein codes for MFGLLKKALLRNREILFLITVIGLIFFFGFNVFLNIRPINLTMAGGTSVSESFELAQILSQQLAVYNPKIKLRVLETKGAEENLELLERGKVQLTSIPVNAAISPSVKLISFLFDDLFQIVVAEKSGIESIADLKGKRIAIPQAESKADEFFWRLVKHYRISPEDLKVISLPGEESNIAFLNNQVDAVFRVRPSGNKLIQELVQQGQARIIPLDQAAALKVQYPEFESVIIPKGVYQGYSPIPEKDLPTISVRRILVANSRVSPDTIYEITRLLYEQRQFLTSRMPLTNEITPPDQTRGIILPIHPGAAKYYDRDKPSFLAENADLVGLLMTAIAGILSWLWQLKNQFASIQKNRSDQYNREFLHLIEQIKKCEELDSLNNIRDLLYQEFAVVIDAFDKDLITSESLQSVRFAWEATLYALQDQESYLLRQPKKDS; via the coding sequence ATGTTTGGTCTTTTAAAAAAAGCTTTACTACGGAATCGAGAGATTTTATTTTTAATAACAGTTATAGGTTTAATATTCTTTTTTGGATTCAATGTATTTTTAAATATTCGTCCAATTAATTTAACTATGGCTGGTGGTACTTCAGTATCGGAAAGTTTTGAGCTTGCTCAAATATTGTCACAACAACTGGCAGTTTACAATCCTAAAATTAAGCTGCGTGTGTTGGAAACCAAAGGTGCGGAAGAAAATCTGGAACTTTTAGAAAGAGGCAAGGTGCAATTAACCTCCATACCTGTTAACGCTGCAATTTCTCCTTCAGTTAAGTTAATTTCCTTTTTATTTGATGATTTGTTCCAGATAGTTGTGGCAGAAAAATCAGGAATTGAAAGTATTGCCGATCTTAAAGGTAAGCGTATTGCCATTCCTCAAGCGGAAAGTAAAGCGGATGAATTTTTTTGGCGTTTAGTAAAACATTATCGAATATCCCCAGAAGATCTAAAAGTGATCTCCCTTCCTGGTGAAGAGTCGAATATAGCTTTTTTAAATAATCAAGTAGATGCAGTTTTTCGCGTGCGTCCATCGGGTAACAAACTAATTCAAGAGTTGGTACAACAAGGGCAAGCAAGGATTATTCCTTTAGATCAAGCAGCAGCCTTAAAAGTTCAATATCCTGAATTTGAATCAGTAATTATTCCTAAAGGAGTTTATCAGGGATACTCCCCTATTCCCGAAAAAGATTTACCCACAATTTCAGTACGTCGGATTTTAGTAGCTAATTCTCGTGTTAGTCCTGATACTATTTATGAAATTACCAGGCTGTTATATGAACAGCGACAGTTTTTAACTAGCAGAATGCCTTTAACTAATGAAATAACTCCCCCAGATCAAACTAGAGGAATAATTTTACCTATTCATCCAGGGGCTGCTAAATACTACGATCGCGATAAGCCGAGTTTCTTGGCGGAAAATGCCGATTTAGTGGGTTTGTTGATGACTGCAATTGCAGGTATACTATCTTGGCTATGGCAGCTTAAAAATCAATTCGCCAGTATACAGAAAAATCGTAGTGATCAATATAACCGTGAATTTTTACATTTAATTGAGCAAATTAAAAAGTGTGAGGAATTGGATTCTCTTAATAATATTCGCGACTTGCTATATCAAGAATTTGCAGTGGTGATTGATGCTTTTGATAAGGATTTAATTACTAGTGAATCTTTGCAATCAGTGCGCTTTGCTTGGGAGGCTACATTATATGCCCTGCAAGATCAGGAATCTTATCTTTTACGCCAACCAAAGAAAGATAGTTAA
- a CDS encoding TRAP transporter solute receptor TAXI family protein — protein MFQPFKIALLRNKEFWLLITIFSLILFFGFHTFVNFRPIYLTIAAGPSTAESFELSQVIAEQLSIYSPRIKLRVLDTKGSEENLELLQQRKVQLASVPVSGDLNPSIRLVSFLFDDVFQIVVAENSGIETIADLKGKRIAIPEPETDADEFFWILVKHYRLSPEDIKEVSLSGTDANAAFLNNQVDAVFRVRPSGNKLIQELVQQKQARIIAVDQAAALKVQYPKFKSALIPKGVYQGNSPIPQRDLPTVSVDRILISDERVNNDAIYEITRLLYEQRQFLTSRMPLSNEINPPDQTKGLILPIHAGAAKYYDREKPSFLSENADLVALILTVVAGVLSWLWRLKQKFASVQKNRSDRYNREFLRLIEQIKRCENLDSLNKIRDTLYQEFAVVIDAFDRDLITSESLQSVRFAWEATLYALQDQESYLLRQLKKDR, from the coding sequence ATGTTTCAGCCTTTCAAAATAGCTTTATTACGTAATAAAGAATTTTGGTTATTAATAACTATTTTTAGTTTAATTTTATTTTTTGGATTTCATACATTTGTAAATTTTCGTCCAATTTACCTAACAATAGCAGCAGGCCCTTCAACAGCAGAAAGTTTTGAACTTAGTCAAGTAATTGCCGAGCAACTATCAATTTATAGCCCAAGAATTAAGTTGCGTGTGCTAGATACCAAAGGATCGGAGGAAAATCTCGAACTTTTACAACAAAGAAAAGTACAGTTAGCTTCTGTTCCTGTTAGTGGCGATCTTAATCCTTCGATTAGATTAGTTTCCTTTTTATTTGATGATGTATTTCAAATAGTTGTGGCAGAAAATTCAGGGATTGAAACTATTGCTGATCTAAAAGGTAAGCGTATTGCTATTCCCGAACCTGAAACCGACGCAGACGAATTTTTTTGGATTTTAGTGAAACATTATCGACTATCCCCAGAGGATATTAAAGAGGTATCACTTTCTGGTACTGATGCCAATGCAGCTTTTCTTAATAATCAGGTAGATGCTGTATTTCGAGTGCGTCCGTCAGGTAATAAATTAATTCAAGAGTTGGTGCAACAAAAACAAGCAAGGATTATTGCGGTAGATCAAGCAGCAGCCCTTAAAGTTCAATATCCGAAGTTTAAATCAGCCCTCATTCCTAAAGGAGTGTATCAAGGAAATTCTCCTATTCCCCAAAGAGATTTACCTACGGTTTCTGTCGATCGCATTTTAATTAGTGATGAGAGAGTTAATAATGATGCTATTTATGAAATTACTAGACTGTTATATGAACAGCGACAGTTTTTAACTAGTAGAATGCCCTTGAGTAATGAAATAAACCCTCCAGATCAGACTAAAGGACTAATTTTGCCAATTCATGCGGGGGCTGCCAAATATTACGATCGCGAAAAACCGAGTTTTTTATCAGAAAATGCCGATCTAGTTGCTTTAATTCTTACTGTGGTTGCAGGTGTATTATCTTGGTTATGGCGACTCAAACAAAAATTTGCCAGTGTCCAAAAAAATCGCAGCGATCGCTATAATCGGGAATTTCTGCGCTTGATTGAGCAAATTAAGAGGTGTGAAAATCTAGACTCTTTAAATAAAATTCGCGACACTTTGTATCAGGAATTTGCTGTAGTAATTGATGCCTTTGATCGGGATTTAATTACCAGTGAATCTCTACAATCAGTCCGCTTTGCTTGGGAAGCTACACTATATGCCCTGCAAGACCAAGAATCTTATCTTTTACGCCAATTAAAGAAAGATAGGTAA
- a CDS encoding TrkA-N domain protein: MKSLNFLTKSSNKNRQFAVIGLGRFGRAVCASLHRMGYEVLGTDIDEKLVNQALSQKIAAHAIQLDSTEPESLKEAGIFEMDTVIVAIGNYLQESIITTLTVKEAGVEQVVAKASSEIHGKLLRRVGADRVVYPEHEAGCALASALTQPAFLERFELDTENSIVEVLVPETFHNQTLAQLDLRKRYGVNVLAIGNGDKFITNPNPGQVLKEGLIMVVIGSNKNLERLPI; the protein is encoded by the coding sequence TTGAAATCTCTTAATTTTTTAACAAAATCTAGCAATAAAAACCGTCAGTTTGCGGTTATCGGCTTAGGTCGTTTCGGTAGGGCGGTTTGTGCTTCACTGCATAGAATGGGTTACGAAGTTTTAGGGACAGATATTGACGAAAAGTTAGTCAATCAAGCATTATCCCAAAAAATAGCTGCTCATGCTATCCAATTAGATTCTACCGAACCTGAATCTTTAAAAGAAGCTGGTATCTTTGAAATGGATACAGTTATTGTGGCAATTGGCAACTATCTACAGGAAAGTATTATTACTACCCTAACGGTAAAAGAAGCTGGAGTGGAACAAGTAGTAGCCAAAGCCTCTTCAGAAATTCATGGGAAGTTACTACGTCGAGTAGGTGCAGATCGAGTTGTTTACCCCGAACATGAAGCTGGTTGCGCTTTAGCTAGTGCATTAACTCAACCTGCATTTTTAGAACGTTTTGAACTGGATACTGAAAATAGTATTGTTGAGGTATTAGTACCAGAAACTTTTCATAATCAAACTTTAGCTCAATTGGATTTGCGTAAGCGTTATGGCGTAAATGTCTTGGCAATTGGTAATGGAGATAAATTTATTACTAATCCTAATCCAGGACAAGTTCTTAAAGAGGGATTGATTATGGTAGTTATTGGTAGTAATAAGAATCTTGAGCGTTTACCTATTTAG